The Romeriopsis navalis LEGE 11480 genome includes a region encoding these proteins:
- a CDS encoding DUF3143 domain-containing protein translates to MQASNLPSADTALYNHPLPLIEAWLTAQGCKRDTESLHTWRIQQAPWQAEIELDVDQITVRYLNADASGQDLTRAFKYSLSREDIEAAIFAGP, encoded by the coding sequence ATGCAAGCATCGAACCTTCCATCAGCCGATACGGCGCTATATAATCACCCGCTACCCCTCATCGAAGCCTGGCTGACGGCCCAAGGCTGTAAGCGGGATACTGAGTCACTCCATACTTGGCGAATTCAGCAAGCGCCATGGCAAGCGGAAATCGAATTAGATGTTGACCAAATTACGGTGCGCTATCTGAATGCCGATGCCAGTGGCCAAGATCTGACCCGTGCGTTTAAGTATTCACTCAGTCGCGAAGATATCGAAGCAGCCATTTTTGCGGGTCCTTAG
- a CDS encoding isoprenyl transferase, with protein sequence MTAKQITFQDLPDDLLVERLPRHVAVIMDGNGRWAKRRGMPRIMGHRRGVDALKDLLRCCRDWGVEALTAYAFSTENWGRPSEEVEFLMLLFERVLRRELKEMMEEDVRIRFVGNLQALPASLQNQISKAVESTQHNQGIEFTIATNYGGRQEIVNACKMIAEKIQSGQLQPDDIDESVFERHLYTAGICDPDLLIRTSGELRISNFLLWQMAYSEIYVTETFWPDFDRTEFHRALSSYQQRERRFGKVKPTVPTP encoded by the coding sequence ATGACCGCCAAGCAAATTACTTTTCAAGACCTTCCAGACGACCTGCTCGTCGAGCGCTTACCCCGCCATGTTGCTGTCATTATGGATGGTAACGGTCGTTGGGCGAAGCGTCGCGGGATGCCACGCATTATGGGCCACCGTCGTGGTGTCGATGCGCTCAAAGATTTACTGCGTTGCTGTCGGGATTGGGGCGTTGAAGCCTTGACGGCCTATGCCTTTTCCACCGAGAACTGGGGACGTCCCAGTGAAGAAGTCGAATTTCTCATGCTGTTGTTTGAGCGGGTGCTACGGCGCGAACTCAAAGAAATGATGGAAGAAGATGTTCGGATCCGATTTGTTGGTAACTTGCAAGCATTGCCGGCCTCCTTACAGAATCAGATTAGTAAAGCCGTTGAATCAACACAGCACAATCAAGGGATCGAGTTCACGATCGCCACAAACTACGGTGGCCGTCAGGAAATTGTCAATGCCTGCAAAATGATTGCGGAGAAAATTCAGTCCGGCCAGCTTCAGCCCGATGATATTGATGAGTCTGTGTTTGAGCGGCATCTTTATACTGCCGGTATCTGTGACCCCGATTTATTAATTCGGACGAGCGGTGAACTGCGGATTAGTAATTTCTTGCTATGGCAGATGGCCTACTCTGAGATCTATGTGACCGAAACGTTTTGGCCGGATTTCGATCGTACGGAATTTCATCGTGCTTTAAGTTCCTATCAGCAGCGCGAACGCCGGTTCGGGAAAGTCAAGCCAACAGTGCCAACGCCTTAA
- the cdaA gene encoding diadenylate cyclase CdaA, which produces MGLSATQWMINIDWIRSVLRFTPDNIRSLIDIGFVLLLIYVMLLVIGERRTLWMLRGFIVLMLATVFSGWLKLDVLHFVLKNLVIGAAVAMSVILQTEFRRFLEQLGRGEILQLLRPTRRNQPRSTTFTDEIVDSVKELSQKRTGALMILEMEGFIDERDFSVPGVELDAEVSKELIQTIFQTSTLLHDGAMLIRDARIVAAGVILPLSERSASRQLGTRHRAAMGITERVENCICIVVSEETGSISVAENGLLNRPLTSSKLKEILEDKFIDRSDREVRPSNIRGLLRQMLMEFSRLLAFPTPKKPPHR; this is translated from the coding sequence ATGGGACTATCCGCAACCCAATGGATGATAAACATTGACTGGATCAGATCCGTGCTTCGCTTTACCCCAGATAACATCAGAAGCCTAATTGACATTGGTTTTGTTCTTTTACTGATCTATGTCATGTTGCTGGTGATTGGGGAGCGGCGCACGCTCTGGATGCTGCGTGGTTTTATTGTGCTGATGTTGGCGACGGTCTTCAGTGGTTGGCTAAAGCTCGATGTCCTGCACTTTGTGCTGAAGAACTTGGTGATTGGTGCGGCCGTCGCGATGTCTGTGATTCTCCAAACCGAATTTCGCCGGTTTTTAGAACAATTGGGCCGCGGCGAAATTTTGCAGCTGCTGCGGCCGACGCGGCGGAACCAACCTCGATCGACCACGTTCACCGATGAAATTGTGGATTCAGTCAAAGAGTTGTCCCAGAAACGCACCGGCGCATTGATGATCCTGGAAATGGAAGGATTTATCGATGAGCGTGACTTCTCGGTGCCGGGGGTGGAGCTGGACGCTGAGGTCTCGAAAGAGCTAATCCAAACGATTTTTCAAACATCGACCTTGTTGCATGATGGGGCAATGTTGATTCGGGATGCGCGGATTGTGGCGGCAGGCGTGATTCTGCCTTTGTCGGAACGATCTGCTTCACGTCAGTTAGGAACCCGCCATCGAGCAGCCATGGGTATTACTGAGCGGGTGGAAAACTGCATTTGTATTGTGGTTTCCGAGGAGACGGGATCCATTTCAGTGGCAGAAAATGGACTCCTGAATCGTCCTTTGACGAGCAGTAAATTGAAGGAAATTTTGGAAGATAAATTTATCGATCGAAGCGATCGGGAAGTCCGTCCCAGTAATATTCGGGGTCTGCTGCGCCAGATGCTGATGGAATTTTCGCGGTTATTAGCCTTTCCTACGCCCAAAAAGCCGCCACATCGTTAA